A stretch of DNA from Gambusia affinis linkage group LG24, SWU_Gaff_1.0, whole genome shotgun sequence:
gttttttaaaattatttattggtaTATATGAGAACAAAACAACCATGACCAGAACATGACAACAGGTTTCAAGTGTGATTGgttattttcttaaacacaGACCACTACACAAATCAGCACAGTTTGGCATGCTGCAGCAATCCAAGTTACCATTTGGAGTTTTTGGAACTTCCTGCATCCTATCGTATTGAGGCATTCAGAATATTAACTCGGCTGACTTCAAGTTTTCCTGTGCCATTTACAAATTTCAAGAGAGTAAAGAGGTTTTAGAGGGttgacttattttgtttttaaaagtaccTGCATGCTTGTGCACAGCTTTTGCCGTTTTAGTATTCCTCAAAAACTACGCTGACTGTCACCAAATTCAGTCCTCCCAGCCTTCCAGCATCAGCGATGGAGGAAAAACTCCTCTACAAATATCCTCCAAAAGGGATTTATGTCCTCCagcattatttactgaaataccaaaacacacatgcacacatgaTATGTCGACTGAATCATATTGTTAAacttaaataagaaatattttcagtcacGTACAGttacatttcttcatgtttcaTCTCTAAATCACATATCATAAACTGTGGCTCAGTAGGATTTGCATAATCTTTCTGActagcagaaaaataaacaatggcTGACCTCAAGTCTAACTGTATTAGAGGAAAAATGGTGCACTTGTTAGGATTCTTCTAATATGCTATGATTGACATCATGATACAGAAGTTAACCGTTACAGTAATTTTTGCATCTTTACCTACATCAAGATGTGAAAGTCACTGTAATGTTGAACTTATTTATATACATAATGACCTGCTTGCTTTcgactgaaaataaaagaaatcaaattgcTTGTTGCTGAAGATATAAATAATACGTTTTGGCTGAAGGATTTTAACAAAACACTAAATCATTTGTTGTACTTTAgggattttataaaaacatattcatagCATTGATTTAGCTAATATGCTGCCATGTTAAACATGCTAGCACTGCTCAGTCACAGTAGCTTTCTGTTTGCctgaatttgttttcaattaacattatgaaacaaaacttcaagtttaaagtgattttctcattttgattaACATACgcttttatattattaaataaacaaaagattcagaaaatgtttgaaaggtATGAGGAAACTAAACagtaaagataaataaataaaaaaaacactcagtcTATATTCTTCCatttattaaaagaataataaatgcTTGTAATAAAGCATTTACTAACTAGTTAGCTAGTTCTtcagctaactagctagctgaTAGCGCAGtacaaaaattgtgaaataactTTCTCTAATGCAAAGCCTTCTACTGAGCAAAATGAGATTAGtctgatcaaaaacaaactaaaatgtgaACGATATTGGGAAAACAAAGACTGATTCAGCATAGctaataaaaaagtgaaacaaattagTTCTGGGgatgttttttaatggttttgatGTCactatcacaaaaaaaacacaacttttactGGAACAGCAAGTAATTTGGTATGAATAGCTTTGATAAGCTGTGTTATACCTTCATTAAATAATATTGTCTGATCCACTTACATATAAGTACTACATATATACAAAATCAGTCCCTAAATGTTCAACTTGCTGAAGATAATAGCATATTAGCACTTAGCTTTCTagctaatttaattaaattaaaaattgcttttcacAAGGAAACAAATGATTTAATGTTGTGCTGATTTCCCTCAGGGAAATTATATGACtatgcattaaaataataaaggaaaCTTCTTCTGGTGCTTTGATTGAACTCTGTAAAAAAAGTCAGCACTGTTAATTTCAGCATACATAGTCAATTATCtcattaaaactgtaattttgcCACAAAATTTAAGTTACAGTGTTGTGAACAGGTCACTCAATAGAGCCTCACCGACAGTCCTCTTAATAtagttatatttctttttaaatattgctgttattaCACAAGGTGCCTTATAAACAACCAGCGAAATGGCAATAATCTTCATGGCCTGCCGTGATTTTCCTCAAATGGTTATAAGACGTTACTCTAGGAACATTTCCTCCCGGGTTCTTTAAGGTGTGTCGTAAATCACCTGGAATATGAGTTTTCTCCCACTGAGATATCAGTCACAGTTTTATAGCTATCTCTATCTAAACtccagttaaaataaatatcatatACAAAAATCtttcaattattattgttttttttttgtgtgtgtttttttttacaacatataGGGTTCAGATAGCTCTGTAAACTTGAACAGGTGTgcgaaagaagaaaaaaaaaacataattaaccTTTAGTTGAGACAATTTCAGTCCAAAGTGCCTTTTGTGGAGGGTTTAATCAGGGTATAAGATGAAGCCAGAGAAGGTGCTGTACTTGTTGTTGTTGCCTCCATGTGCTTTTCCGCCATCCAGTTTAACATACACCTCATCTCCAGAGTCCAAATGTAGCACAGCACTGTTACTGGCGTAGTCATAGTTCTGGTCTGCATCTTGGGCTATGGCGCTGGCCCGGACCTGGTTTAACAAGATAAAAAGAGACTCCGAATCACAGTAAGAAACATATTGGATATAACGACCAAGTGGAAAAGTTCACATGTACCTGAGAGGCAAAGTAAAACAGCAGTGGTGCGGAAAATAGTTAGATTCTAATTTTAAACCTCCAAATGTTGATTCAAGAGGAAATAAGTTagcattaaagctgcaggatgtaaTCAAATTTGACTGGGCTGcttagaaaaatgtgaattgaACCTATCATGAATATCTGCAATGTTAGTCTGCCAGAAAGGCctcaatataataaaataaaaaagttgtaaGTCATGGTTTCAAATGTTAAACTTAAAATTTGTCATACATAATATATTCattaattattcaattattttatcagGTACAGGTTCACTGATTTAAACCCGTGTAATAGCAGGTTAAGCAAACAGAAGATAGTTTATCAAGCAAAAGTGAtcattatttcatgtttcacaggaaataaacaatatttacagaACACTGCAAAATCATACAtgaatttatcttttaattaacaaattataatacattaaaaaatacatataaattgaTTCATTTGTTATAGGTATGAAAGTATGAAACTTCTGTCATAACCgtattagaaaatataaactaataataaattatCTCTTAATGGGCATCCAGACAACCTTTATCGATTCCCGGTGGGCCTGGGATGAGGGCGGAGTTACCCATAGCCACCATGTTGGATTTCTAAACATCTTAAATTACAAATAAGTGATTTCCAGAGATGATTGGATAATCATGTactaaaaaatgttattaaataggagtatatttattttaaatgttatttaaatgatcAGGTATAAATCGTTTTTTTGTTCCACGACGTATGGATTTGTATTGTGGGACTTTTGCCCTCGAAATGCGTTAATCTGCAGCCGTAAATGaaaggaggaaaggaaaacCTCATCCAGAGGATCGCTGCGTTAAGCACTTTTCATGAAAGTGAGAGCAGATAGAACTAGAAGTGAACAGAACATGAagattgaatttatttattcatgtaaacTGTGAAGTTAAAGGGAAACGGGAGGTTTGCGCCAAGCGGTGCGCACTTGGTGCGTAAAATGTAACccagctttttaaattttgatcaACTTTTCGAGAAGAGAACCGGAATGAAATAAGGCTGTTTGATCAACTAAACAAGCTACGTTTTGAAGCCTTATCCTAAACCTGTGTCCATTTATCAGACCCACGCAGTGCCATGCATGCGCTCTGAGTTGGAGTCTACCTGTCCGTTCTTGCACAGGTCTGCCCACATGCTGGTGCCATCCCCTCCGCGCATCAGCACATGGTAGGTGAAGAAATAGATCCCGGACACATGACAGGTGAACTTCCCGGTGCTCTGGTCGTAGTGGTTTCCCAAGTTTGTGATCACGTCGTCAAATTTCAGCACCTCATATCCCTCATGCGGGTTCTTCAGACCCACGTAAAACGCGATCCTGTAGCCGCTCACCGTGGAGTTCGCTCCGTCCCCCTCGCCCGTGTCACCGGCCCCCGCTGCTCCGGCTAAAGCGGTGAAAGCCAGTTTATTGTCCCCGCGCTCTCCCGGTGGCCCCCTCGGTCCGGGGGGTCCAGGCTCTCCCGGTTGACCCCTGGGTCCGGGCTTCCCGGGTCGTCCCGGCTCGCCGCGCGTCCCTTGCGCCATGGGCGGCAGCGGAGCGACTCCGTTCACGTTCTGGCTCACCTCCATGGCGGTGGCTCCCCCCGGTTTGGGGCTGTATGGGTCACAAACCATCCGGCAGGTGCCCATCATCTCGTAGTAGTGAGCGGAGGTCTCCGGGGAGCGGAGGAGCAGCAGCGGGACAGCGATGGTCAGAGCCAGCAGGACCATGGCGACAGCGGTCACCGCGAAGACCACGGACCACTTCCTCCGGGCCGTGAGTGGACCAATGGACGCCAGAAAACCCGTCGAGCCGCGCTGGAGGGCAATTGTGACTGTTATTAGTGAGGggtaaaaagacaaacagaaacaaaagaagtgAAGTTGGGGAAGTACGCATAAGTGTCTCCACCGCTCCAGTCCGCGTCTTCACTCCCCTGGGCAGCTGTGACCGAGCGGGAGACGCGCGTCTTGGCTGGATGGAAGGGAGGCGCGCAGACAGCTGCGCACAGCTGCGTCCAGCTGTTTGCAAGAAGAAGACCGGAAGGCAGcacttcaaattaaaacaag
This window harbors:
- the c1ql2 gene encoding complement C1q-like protein 2, which codes for MVLLALTIAVPLLLLRSPETSAHYYEMMGTCRMVCDPYSPKPGGATAMEVSQNVNGVAPLPPMAQGTRGEPGRPGKPGPRGQPGEPGPPGPRGPPGERGDNKLAFTALAGAAGAGDTGEGDGANSTVSGYRIAFYVGLKNPHEGYEVLKFDDVITNLGNHYDQSTGKFTCHVSGIYFFTYHVLMRGGDGTSMWADLCKNGQVRASAIAQDADQNYDYASNSAVLHLDSGDEVYVKLDGGKAHGGNNNKYSTFSGFILYPD